In Populus trichocarpa isolate Nisqually-1 chromosome 16, P.trichocarpa_v4.1, whole genome shotgun sequence, a genomic segment contains:
- the LOC7488051 gene encoding 40S ribosomal protein S5, with amino-acid sequence MAEAVVAPPNPEANQAIYDVKLFNRWSFDDINVNDISLADYVGVQVKHATYVPHTAGRYSVKRFRKAQCPIVERLTNSLQMHGRNNGKKLKAVTIVKHAMEIIHLLTDQNPIQVIVDAVVNSGPREDATRIGSAGVVRRQAVDISPLRRVNQALYLLTTGAREAAFRNIKTIAECLADELINAAKGSSNSYAIKKKDEIERVAKANR; translated from the exons ATGGCAGAAGCTGTGGTGGCTCCACCAAACCCAGAAGCTAACCAGGCTATCTACGATGTCAAGCTCTTCAATCGCTGGTCTTTCGAtgatattaat GTAAATGACATTTCTCTTGCTGACTATGTTGGAGTCCAAGTTAAGCACGCAACATATGTCCCCCATACAGCTGGAAGATACTCTGTCAAGCGTTTCAGGAAGGCCCAGTGCCCAATTGTTGAGAGGCTCACAAACTCTCTTCAGATGCACGGCAGAAACAATGGGAAAAAATTGAAGGCTGTGACCATTGTCAAACATGCCATGGAGATCATTCATCTTTTGACTGATCAGAACCCAATCCAAGTTATTGTTGATGCTGTGGTCAACAG TGGGCCTCGTGAAGATGCCACTCGTATTGGCTCAGCTGGTGTTGTCAGACGTCAGGCTGTTGATATTTCACCTCTTAGGCGTGTAAACCAGGCCTTGTATCTCCTTACCACTGGTGCTCGTGAGGCAGCTTTCAGGAACATCAAGACCATAGCTGAATGCTTGGCTGATGAACTTATCAATGCAGCCAAGGGTTCCTCAAACAG cTATGCCATTAAGAagaaagatgagattgaaagagTTGCTAAGGCCAACCGTTGA